CCGAGGTCAGACGCCCGCACTGGCTGGCGCCGGCTTGGCGGATTCTGCTGGCGGATCGCTCGAGATCTTAGATCCCGAATGGGGTGTGCTGCGATCGGCGAGTTGGGCGTCCTTGTGGGTCGCCTTCTTTTCCTTCGCATGTTGGCGATTGTTTCCCGGTGGTGGCGTCGTGGTGGCGTCGCTGGGTTGTGGGCTGGCGGTGGTTGGCTTGTTTTCATCTCGCCCGATTCCCGCGATTGTCTTGTTAGCGGTGCACGTCTTTCTGTTCTTTGGTTGTTACCAACAGCTTTTCTAGTTGCTGGTGCATCTGTTGTCGCTGACGCCGTTTGTCTTGCTGACAAGCTCTTCAACACGCGGGCCAGCGTCAGCCATTTGCGGTCCATCAATCGCATTTGTTCAGGCGATTTGCTTGACACTGAAACGCCCCATGTCATCTGGGTTGAAGCGTGAAACTGGAAAGGTTCATTTCATAAGTTGACGACCATCATCGACACGAGAATGATCGCCATGGACTGAACGAAATCCTTCTTGGAGGCAGTGAACGATGGTAGCTCGATGGTTAGGTGTGGGCGGATTTGCGTTGCTGGGTTGCCAGTTGTTAACGGGCTCGATTTGCACCGGCCGGCTATTTGCCCAAGAGCACGCTTGTGGCTCCGATTGCTATGGCCGTGCGGGAGGCCTCTCGGGGACGCATCCTGGGAGCCTGCCGGAGTTGCCGGGCGTGTCAGATGATTGGCAAGCGGACCAGCGATCAATGCGTTCGATGCGTTCGATGCGGCCGCCTGGGTATGAACCCTCTGTCGGAAGTTCCCGCCAGCTTTCTCGTCGACCTTATGCGATGCTGCCGCAGTCATCCGCGTTCCCACCGCAATACTCGGACGGTGCGGAGCGATTGTCGTCGGCCGAAGCGTTTGCTCGCCAGGAATGGATTCAACGTCAGCGTTCGCTAACCCGATGACCGGATTGCCAGATGGCCTTCCCGGTGTCCAACCTGGTCGGCAGCCTGCAACGCCTCCGTACCTCGGGCTGTTCCCAGAAGCGGACCCACGTCAGACGCCACCACCGTTTTCAGAGCAACCGCCATTTTCCGAGCAGCAGCAATTTCAAAGTGGCCTGCAACCATTGCAAGGCGGCCAACCGACATCGCAGCCTCACTCGCATCGTGGATGCCGGCATCGTCATGGACAGTCTCACGATCATGGCCCAGGTGCAGTCGCCCACTCGCCAGGTTTCCGTTCGCCCGGTCTCCACTCGCGAGGTGCCCATTCCCCCGGTGCCCACTCATCCGGTGCACGGGGAGCGATGCCTCAGCCCATGATGCAGCAGCCCGGTATGGTGCAGCAGCCCAGTGTGATGCCACCCAGTTTCGTGGTGCCACCCGGCTACACTGGACCAGCGCCGCGACGTCAAGCTTGGCCATCGGCCAGCCCTCGTGTTGGCGATGACTTCCAGTCGATGCCTCAGCCGTCGTTGCAGTCGCAAGCACCGCAGACGCAGGTAGGCCGTTTCCGTCGTCCGTGGAATTCCAATGCGTACCCCGAACGCACCGGGGCGTCGCACCAGCAAGGGGCCCAACCAGGATCGCCGTCACCTTTGTGGTTTTCGCAGCGGCCGTCGTTGGAGCTGCATCGCCAGGAATCGTCGCCCGGTCGTCAGCTGGAGGAAGAGCGTCCATCCGGCATGTTGACGCCTGGCAGTTTGATGATTGAGGGGAAGGTTTGGAGTCTCTAGAGCTCGTTACGTTCATGGATTCTTAACGGCGGGTTAGTCGCCCGCTGGGTGGATTCGATTCCGCCGTCGAGAACGTAGCTGTTAGGGAGGACGAAGCAAGCTTTTCCTTGGAATCATGTTTTTTATGTGATTTCATGGCCCCGGGAATTCTAAAAGTGCGCGCCGAATCCGGGTGTTGGATATGTCATTAGCTGGCGTTAGTTTTCCCGTATCCGGTGAATACGGGATGCTCAAATTCCGCAGTCGGGCCAAGAATAGTCAGGAAATCACAGGGCTTGTTCTGCCGATTCACCGAAACGACTCATTGAGGCGATTTAGTGAACAACGAGGCGGGACCAAGAAAGTCGTGTGCTTGCAATGTTGTCTTCGTCCACTTGTTGAGTGGGACGATGCATCATCCCACCCTTATCCTTGACCCAGGAACTGAGATTATGAAGAAGTACCGGTACGGATTTACGCTGGTTGAACTGTTGGTTGTCATTGCCATTATCGGCGTTTTGGTAGGCCTGCTTTTGCCCGCGGTTCAGGCCGCTCGGGAAGCCGCTCGCCGGATGAGTTGCAGCAACAATTTCAAACAAATTGGCTTGGGCATCCACAACTATCACAGCGCGTTTAAACAACTGCCAAACCACAAGACGGGGACCACAGGCGTTGCCGTCGGTCAGAACGTTTCGAACTACTCCCTGAACAATCAAAACACCAACTTGGCTCAGCTCAGCTTCTTGGTTGGTCTGACACCCTTCGTTGAAGGTCAAGCGTTATGGGAGCAAATCAGCAACCCCAATGCATTGAATACCGATGGTACCAACGGGACTTGGAATGCCATGGGCCCCACGCCTGATCGGGATAACTATGGTCCTTGGTCAGTGAATATCCCAACCTTGCGATGCCCAAGTGACCCCGGTACTGGCCTTCCAGCCTTCGGCCGCACCAATTATGCGGCTTGCCTTGGTGATAGCCCTTACCGCAGTTCGCTTGGTCCGTTTTCTCATAACCTGGTCGCAACTGGAAATTACCCACAGTATTCACGAGCTTCGCAGCGTGGTGCTTTCGTTCCACACCAGAAGATGGCGTTTCGTGACATTCTTGATGGCCTCGCCAACACGGTCATCGCGGGTGAAATTACGACTGACTTGGGTGACCGCGACACTCGCACCAATCCTCGACGGGGAGTTGTGTTGGGGACCGATGCACCGAGTACTTGTTCGGACACCTTGATCGATCCAACTCGTCCGCAATTTTGGGCTACGGGAACGCCGCCTAACCTTTTGCCTGTCGATGAAGCTCGCGGCTATCGCTGGGCTGATGGGAATCCGTTGTTCACAACGATGAACACGATTTTGCCTCCCAATTCACCGACTTGCCTGAGTGATGCGAACACGACTCTCGATCAATACAATGATCGTATTGGCACGAGCACTGGGCAAGGGCGGTTTGCGTCTGGTTACTTGCCGCCAAGCAGCCGTCACCAAGGTGGTTGCCACGTGTTGATGGGGGACGGTGCGGTCAAGTTCGTCACCGATTCGATCGAAGCTGGCAATGGAACAGCGATGCCAGTCGCTTTTGGGCTGAGTGGCGATCAAGCTCCTGGATCCAGGAGCCCATACGGCTTGTGGGGATCTTTGGGAACGCGTGCTTCGAAGGAAGTGATTCAAGAAGAATTTTAACCTCGCCTTGGTGGCACAACTGCCACCTTCGTTCATGATTTAGCGACGAAGCCCCTTTGCCTGTTGGTGAAGGGGTTTCTTGTTTGCGCCACTAGGTCGCGTGTGTTGTCGGCCGTATTTGCCAACGCAGTTATGTGATTGCGGTTGCGGTTGCTGTTGTTGGACAAGCGTTCGCTGCCAACGGTGATATCGTTGCACCGGTCAATTGGATTCCACTCGTTGCTCAGGATCAAGCGAAAGACGACATTCAAAAGCCGCTCGTTGCTAATCCAGGCATCGGTTCGTCGGGGATGCCGAATGGACATTGGCATTAAATTCACGGTCCGTCTGGGATTCGTCCTTGGGTCCGACGAGTCGCCCGTTTAGTGAATCCTCGAGCGATACCGAAGTGGACCGCCGGGAGTCGTCGGGAGTCGCTACCACAGATGTCTGTAATCGTATCCTAGATTGCGGCCCGTTTGCTTTTGCCGCGAGGCTACTTCACCGGTCGTTGCGTGACTTAAGAGGAAGAGAGTGGGTCATCGTTCGGAGTTTGGCTGGCTTTCCCAGTTGAATGCCCTCGGCTTCGGCGGCAACGGTTTGCTATTCAACGAAAAAACCCTGATGCTTGCTGGAAGCATCAGGGTCTTTCGTTAGGTCGAGTCATTCATTCAGCGGCAAGCTGCTTTGGCAGCTATCGGCTGACTAGCGGCCTTCCGGACGTCCACGGTTTCCACCGCGTTCGCGAGGTTCGCCACCTTCTTCGCCGCCGCGTCCGCCACGTTCTTGTGGCGGGCCTTGCTTCAGTTGAGCTTGTTGGTCAGCGGTCAGGATCATTGCCAATTGGGCATCGACTTGAGCTTGCAGTTCAGTGATGGCTGCTTTTTGCTCGTCGTTCAGGCCCAATCGTTCTTGCATGAAAACGGAGATGATTTGGCCAGGTTGTCCACCACCTTGACGTGCTCCGCCGGGGCCACGGTCGCCACCGCGTCCACCACGCTCGCCACCTTCACCGCCGCGTCCGCCACCTTCACCACGGCCACCGCGTCCGCCTTCGGCGCCACCGGGACCACGACGTCCACCTTCACCGCGTTCGGCAACCATTTTGGTCAGGTCTTCTTTGGTGACGACACCGTCTTGGTCGGAGTCGATGCGAGCGAACATCGCTTTCATACGTTCGTCTTTTAGCTCATCGACGGTGATCTTGCCGTCACCGTTGGCGTCGTTTTCCATGATGCGATCAATGAACGATCCTCCGTCGCGGCCGCCTTGGCCGCGTTGTCCGCGCTGGCCACCGGGGCCTTGGGCGTAAGCGGATGTCGCACAGGTTGCCAGAGCGACTGAGAAGAAAAGTTTCGAGAACGTACTCATTTGTTTTTCCTGAAGAAAGTTTGAAAAGTTTTGCCAAAGCAAATGTCGACAAGACAGCCTTAGCGGAGGAGTTTGCGCGGCGAAAACCCACGCGGGTTTAACTAACGTTGCATTTTTCGGTCGTCGGGGGTGACCCCGAGAACCACGTCAAAGTGACAGGCCCACTCGCCGATTTTGGAGTCAGCGAGCTTGTTGAAGTCCGCCATCAGTCGATTGCGATTTGCATCGCTACCCGCTCCACGTAGGACGCCGTCTCGGGCGTTGCCTTCATGTCCGCGAATGCACAACTGGGTGGTCAGGACTTCGTGTCCGTTTTGTGAAACTTTGATGTGAATGTGTGGAGCCGGTCGTCCGGGATACGGAACCGGTTTGATCGTGCGAAAGCGGTAACCGCCATCTTTTGACGTTTCGAACTTCCCATAGCCTTGGAAGTTCGCATCCTGTTGTGGTTTCTTGCGATTGCTGTCTCGGGTGTGCAGGTAAACCGCGTTGGCATCGCATTGCCAAATTTCCACGGTCGCGTTTTTGACCGGCGTGCCGGCCGGTGTCAGC
The nucleotide sequence above comes from Neorhodopirellula lusitana. Encoded proteins:
- a CDS encoding DUF1559 domain-containing protein translates to MKKYRYGFTLVELLVVIAIIGVLVGLLLPAVQAAREAARRMSCSNNFKQIGLGIHNYHSAFKQLPNHKTGTTGVAVGQNVSNYSLNNQNTNLAQLSFLVGLTPFVEGQALWEQISNPNALNTDGTNGTWNAMGPTPDRDNYGPWSVNIPTLRCPSDPGTGLPAFGRTNYAACLGDSPYRSSLGPFSHNLVATGNYPQYSRASQRGAFVPHQKMAFRDILDGLANTVIAGEITTDLGDRDTRTNPRRGVVLGTDAPSTCSDTLIDPTRPQFWATGTPPNLLPVDEARGYRWADGNPLFTTMNTILPPNSPTCLSDANTTLDQYNDRIGTSTGQGRFASGYLPPSSRHQGGCHVLMGDGAVKFVTDSIEAGNGTAMPVAFGLSGDQAPGSRSPYGLWGSLGTRASKEVIQEEF
- a CDS encoding protocatechuate 3,4-dioxygenase codes for the protein MPARTHSRRSAILIGSAALASPLFTNRGLFAEELLKPTPRLTEGPFYPNELPLDQDNDLILINDSTTPAVGQITHLTGCVLTPAGTPVKNATVEIWQCDANAVYLHTRDSNRKKPQQDANFQGYGKFETSKDGGYRFRTIKPVPYPGRPAPHIHIKVSQNGHEVLTTQLCIRGHEGNARDGVLRGAGSDANRNRLMADFNKLADSKIGEWACHFDVVLGVTPDDRKMQR
- a CDS encoding EF-hand domain-containing protein, which gives rise to MSTFSKLFFSVALATCATSAYAQGPGGQRGQRGQGGRDGGSFIDRIMENDANGDGKITVDELKDERMKAMFARIDSDQDGVVTKEDLTKMVAERGEGGRRGPGGAEGGRGGRGEGGGRGGEGGERGGRGGDRGPGGARQGGGQPGQIISVFMQERLGLNDEQKAAITELQAQVDAQLAMILTADQQAQLKQGPPQERGGRGGEEGGEPRERGGNRGRPEGR